A region from the Peromyscus maniculatus bairdii isolate BWxNUB_F1_BW_parent chromosome 5, HU_Pman_BW_mat_3.1, whole genome shotgun sequence genome encodes:
- the LOC107399487 gene encoding putative histone H2B type 2-D has product MSEPAESAPALQDSFPVTRAQKDGKERLLSRKESYSVYVYKVLKQVHPDTGISSKAMGIMNSFVNSIFERIALEESGRITKSNRPSHLSRSRRPCACVARSWTSTKAVTK; this is encoded by the coding sequence atGTCTGAGCCGGCAGAGTCCGCGCCCGCCCTACAGGACTCTTTCCCTGTCACCAGGGCGCAGAAGGACGGCAAGGAGCGCCTGCTCAGCCGCAAGGAGAGCTACTCGGTGTACGTGTACAAGGTGCTGAAGCAGGTGCACCCCGACACGGGCATCTCATCCAAGGCCATGGGCATCATGAACTCGTTCGTCAATAGCATCTTCGAGCGCATAGCATTAGAGGAGTCGGGCCGCATTACAAAAAGCAACCGACCATCACATCTCAGTAGATCCAGACGGCCGTGCGCCTGCGTGGCTCGGAGCTGGACAAGCACCAAGGCGGTCACCAAGTAA
- the H1-4 gene encoding histone H1.4 produces MSETAPAAPAAPAPAEKTPVKKKARKAAGGAKRKASGPPVSELITKAVAASKERSGVSLAALKKALAAAGYDVEKNNSRIKLGLKSLVSKGTLVQTKGTGASGSFKLNKKAASGEAKPKAKKAGAAKAKKPAGAAKKPKKAAGTATPKKSTKKTPKKAKKPAAAAGAKKAKSPKKAKAAKPKKAPKSPAKAKAVKPKAAKPKTAKPKAAKPKKTAAKKK; encoded by the coding sequence ATGTCCGAGACCGCGCCTGCCGCGCCCGCCGCACCGGCCCCCGCCGAGAAGACACCCGTAAAGAAGAAGGCACGGAAGGCCGCAGGTGGCGCGAAGCGCAAGGCGTCCGGACCCCCGGTGTCCGAGCTCATCACCAAGGCTGTGGCCGCCTCCAAGGAGCGCAGCGGCGTGTCCCTGGCCGCGCTCAAGAAGGCGCTGGCGGCCGCCGGCTACGATGTGGAGAAGAACAACAGCCGCATCAAGCTGGGGCTCAAGAGCCTGGTGAGCAAGGGCACCCTGGTGCAGACCAAGGGCACCGGCGCCTCCGGCTCCTTCAAGCTCAACAAGAAGGCGGCTTCCGGCGAGGCCAAGCCCAAAGCCAAGAAGGCAGGCGCGGCCAAGGCTAAGAAGCCCGCGGGCGCAGCCAAGAAGCCCAAGAAGGCTGCGGGAACAGCCACTCCCAAGAAGAGCACCAAGAAGACCCCAAAGAAGGCGAAGAAGCCAGCTGCAGCTGCAGGAGCCAAAAAAGCTAAGAGCCCGAAGAAGGCGAAAGCAGCTAAGCCCAAGAAGGCGCCCAAGAGCCCTGCCAAGGCGAAAGCGGTGAAGCCTAAGGCGGCCAAGCCAAAAACCGCCAAGCCTAAGGCAGCTAAGCCAAAGAAAACCGCAgccaagaagaaataa